From the bacterium genome, one window contains:
- a CDS encoding archease, with protein sequence MPGAYTFFDHTADAGLNIRGDSCEEVFEYAALGMCSLIVDPDTVERKQEIEINISSYSLEELFFQWLKEVLYQINSTGMVFSSLRLKIDEFSGIKGKMYYISAFLYGEKLDIERHEVCNEIKAVTRHILRLKGEKKDWKATVIFDL encoded by the coding sequence GTGCCCGGGGCATATACATTTTTCGACCACACCGCTGATGCAGGCCTTAATATCCGCGGAGATTCCTGTGAAGAAGTATTTGAATATGCAGCGCTTGGCATGTGTTCTTTAATTGTTGATCCTGATACTGTAGAAAGAAAACAAGAGATAGAAATAAACATTTCAAGTTATTCTCTTGAGGAATTGTTTTTTCAATGGTTAAAGGAAGTATTATATCAGATAAATTCAACCGGCATGGTTTTCTCATCTCTCCGATTAAAAATAGACGAATTTTCCGGTATAAAAGGAAAAATGTACTATATATCTGCATTTCTTTACGGTGAAAAACTAGATATAGAAAGGCACGAAGTTTGCAATGAAATTAAAGCAGTAACGCGCCATATCTTAAGGCTCAAGGGAGAAAAGAAGGACTGGAAAGCAACCGTAATTTTTGATTTGTAG
- a CDS encoding FecR domain-containing protein produces the protein MIRKFVVFILIAVFFTGAALVLAEGSLQKKGRVTYAKGRVKRKPLDQDLWHNAPINTEVLSGDKVRTFRGSRAEINLAELDVIRLAPKTTVDIVKLYREMEDKKAETQIVVNSGEIWADIHEIESDTKFDISSSVASAVITGTRLRLKVNADSTTTLKVYKGEVHFTNAPEKTSLEPKTIKPHQIEGPHEIQGPHEVSLKEWLYIVKSMQEITVDNKGKVVSAKSFDLSDRDEQTKWVKWNTARDSVRVQKLKKEK, from the coding sequence ATGATAAGAAAATTTGTAGTTTTTATATTGATTGCTGTATTTTTTACGGGAGCTGCCCTTGTTCTGGCTGAAGGTTCTCTACAGAAAAAGGGAAGAGTTACGTATGCAAAAGGCAGAGTTAAGAGAAAACCATTAGATCAGGATTTGTGGCACAATGCCCCGATTAACACAGAAGTGCTTTCAGGGGATAAGGTAAGAACCTTTCGTGGTTCACGTGCAGAAATTAATCTTGCTGAACTTGATGTAATCAGGCTTGCACCAAAAACAACAGTTGATATTGTGAAACTTTACCGTGAAATGGAAGATAAAAAGGCTGAAACACAAATTGTAGTTAATTCAGGAGAAATTTGGGCGGATATTCACGAAATAGAATCAGATACTAAATTTGATATATCTTCATCAGTTGCATCTGCTGTAATAACAGGAACCAGGCTGCGGCTAAAAGTAAATGCTGATTCAACCACTACTCTGAAGGTATATAAAGGAGAGGTTCATTTTACAAATGCCCCCGAAAAGACATCTCTTGAACCCAAAACAATCAAACCTCATCAGATTGAAGGGCCGCACGAGATTCAGGGGCCTCATGAAGTATCATTAAAAGAGTGGCTCTATATAGTGAAATCGATGCAGGAGATTACAGTTGATAATAAGGGAAAAGTAGTATCAGCGAAATCATTTGACTTGTCAGACCGGGATGAGCAGACAAAATGGGTAAAATGGAATACAGCAAGAGACAGTGTTAGAGTTCAGAAGTTGAAAAAAGAGAAGTAA
- the gyrA gene encoding DNA gyrase subunit A, with amino-acid sequence MVKKRDRIIPVYIEEEMKSSYIDYSMSVIVARALPDVRDGLKPVHRRILYGMKELGVTSGKPFRKSARIVGDVLGKYHPHGDTAVYDAMVRMAQDFSIRYPLVEGQGNFGSIDGDSPAAMRYTEARLNPIAHEMIKDIEKETVDFVPNFDESLKEPVVMPSVIPNLLVNGSSGIAVGMATNIPPHNISEVIDALIALINRPDIHIETLMKYISGPDFPTGGIIYGDQGIKDAYMTGRGKVVVRARASLEKARSGREAIIISEIPYQLNKTNLINNIVGLVKDKKIVGIADLRDESDRDGMRIVIELKRDAQAEVILNKLYVKTQMQSTFGVIMLALVNRKPRVLTLKEMLQEFVNHRHQVVLRRTKFDLDKAEKRAHILEGLKIALDHIDEIVALIKKSRNPETAKTGLMRTFGLSEIQAKAILEMRLQRLTGLERKKIEEEYLRLIKEIERLKSILASRDKQMDVIKSELRDIKDKYGDERRTEIVSETEEFSVEDMIAEEDMVITITHSGYIKRFPVSGYRRQKRGGVGVIGADTKETDSLEHLFVASTHHHILFFTNMGKCYWLKVHELPQAGRGSRGRAVVNLIAVSKGENVKAVVPVRSFDDEHFVFMATMHGLVKKTNLAAFSNPRKNGINAINIREGDELIGAKLTDGTNDIVIGTFNGKAIRFNESKVRSMGRTAAGVKGIALDSSDRVIGMVVVRREGTLLVVTDRGYGKRSSISDYRVTSRGGKGIISLKTTPRVGNMIAIMDVLDEEDLLIITEKGKVIRQNIGKIKVIGRNTQGVRLISLNDSDSVADVARVVREEDTEENSEEVKE; translated from the coding sequence ATGGTTAAAAAAAGAGACAGAATTATTCCGGTATATATCGAAGAGGAGATGAAAAGCTCCTACATTGATTATTCTATGTCTGTAATAGTGGCTCGTGCCCTTCCGGATGTAAGAGACGGGTTAAAACCTGTACATAGAAGAATTCTATACGGTATGAAAGAGCTGGGTGTTACATCAGGAAAACCGTTTAGAAAATCTGCACGTATTGTCGGCGATGTTCTCGGTAAGTACCATCCCCACGGAGATACTGCAGTTTATGATGCTATGGTTAGAATGGCACAGGACTTTTCAATAAGATATCCTCTTGTGGAAGGCCAGGGTAACTTTGGTTCCATAGACGGTGATTCTCCTGCGGCTATGAGGTATACGGAAGCAAGGTTGAATCCAATTGCCCATGAAATGATAAAGGATATTGAAAAAGAGACTGTTGATTTTGTACCGAATTTTGATGAATCTCTTAAAGAACCTGTTGTTATGCCGTCTGTAATACCTAATCTGCTTGTAAACGGATCCAGCGGTATTGCAGTGGGTATGGCTACAAACATACCGCCGCACAATATTTCGGAAGTCATAGATGCGCTTATTGCACTTATTAACAGGCCGGATATCCATATAGAAACGTTAATGAAATACATTAGCGGTCCGGATTTTCCTACGGGTGGAATTATTTACGGAGACCAGGGAATTAAGGATGCTTACATGACGGGCCGCGGTAAAGTAGTTGTGAGAGCTCGTGCAAGCCTTGAAAAAGCCCGTTCAGGACGGGAAGCAATTATCATATCCGAGATACCTTATCAACTCAACAAAACAAATCTTATAAACAATATTGTAGGGCTTGTCAAGGATAAAAAGATTGTCGGAATAGCGGATTTAAGGGATGAATCTGACCGTGACGGAATGCGCATAGTTATAGAGCTTAAACGTGATGCTCAGGCAGAAGTAATATTAAACAAACTTTATGTTAAAACTCAGATGCAGTCGACTTTCGGTGTTATAATGCTTGCTCTTGTAAACAGAAAACCGAGAGTGCTTACTCTTAAGGAGATGCTGCAGGAGTTTGTAAATCACAGGCATCAGGTTGTACTGCGGAGAACTAAATTTGATCTTGATAAAGCGGAAAAAAGGGCTCACATTCTTGAGGGCCTTAAAATAGCACTTGATCATATTGATGAGATAGTAGCATTAATTAAAAAATCGAGAAATCCTGAAACTGCAAAGACTGGCCTTATGCGCACCTTCGGCCTCTCGGAAATACAGGCAAAAGCTATACTTGAGATGCGTTTACAGCGCCTTACAGGGCTTGAGAGAAAAAAAATAGAAGAAGAATATCTACGCCTTATTAAAGAGATAGAGCGTTTAAAATCCATTCTTGCAAGCCGTGACAAGCAGATGGATGTTATAAAGAGCGAGCTGAGAGATATTAAGGATAAGTATGGCGATGAAAGAAGAACGGAGATAGTTTCTGAAACAGAAGAGTTCTCAGTTGAAGATATGATAGCTGAAGAAGATATGGTGATAACTATAACTCATTCTGGATATATCAAGCGGTTTCCGGTTTCAGGCTACAGAAGGCAGAAAAGAGGCGGTGTAGGAGTTATTGGTGCAGATACAAAGGAGACAGATTCGCTGGAGCACCTCTTTGTAGCATCAACACATCACCACATTTTATTTTTCACTAATATGGGAAAGTGTTACTGGCTCAAGGTTCATGAACTTCCGCAGGCCGGAAGAGGATCAAGAGGACGGGCTGTAGTTAATCTTATCGCTGTTTCCAAGGGTGAGAACGTAAAAGCTGTTGTTCCTGTTCGCTCTTTTGATGATGAGCATTTTGTTTTTATGGCAACTATGCACGGGCTTGTGAAAAAAACAAATCTCGCAGCTTTTTCCAATCCGAGAAAAAATGGAATAAACGCTATAAATATTCGCGAAGGCGACGAGCTCATCGGGGCAAAGCTTACTGATGGTACAAATGATATTGTAATCGGCACATTTAACGGCAAGGCCATCAGGTTCAATGAAAGCAAGGTTCGTTCAATGGGGCGTACTGCAGCAGGTGTAAAGGGTATTGCTCTTGATAGTAGTGACAGGGTTATAGGGATGGTTGTTGTCCGCAGAGAAGGAACGCTTCTTGTTGTTACAGACAGAGGATACGGGAAGCGGTCCAGTATCTCTGATTACAGAGTGACATCTCGTGGAGGAAAAGGGATAATTTCCCTTAAGACAACCCCAAGAGTAGGAAACATGATTGCAATAATGGATGTTCTGGACGAGGAAGATCTGTTAATAATTACAGAAAAAGGAAAAGTGATACGACAAAACATAGGGAAAATAAAAGTCATCGGCAGGAATACACAGGGAGTACGCCTTATAAGCCTGAATGACAGCGACAGTGTTGCGGATGTTGCCCGTGTTGTTCGTGAGGAAGATACAGAAGAAAATTCAGAGGAAGTAAAAGAGTAA